One window of the Dreissena polymorpha isolate Duluth1 chromosome 5, UMN_Dpol_1.0, whole genome shotgun sequence genome contains the following:
- the LOC127881111 gene encoding protein arginine N-methyltransferase 5-like isoform X2: MPGRMSGRVSCGRDFNCVPDCSRALDTACKAGFDYVCLPIVNPRFRREKIQGPACSRPGALTRSDLCMTSSDWGSLVVGKTSPWLELDSKVEHIRKNSELALKEELTYASHLGLPAILIPLKTGQIVNLARTINEHLQGGFFQQQFWIQVPTLSAVDSVDDIIEGEEHCEERQPTEDTWEWWNTFRTMCDSSKRVSVALELSEDLPPYPVLQRWLAEPIKAVVVSTGLFLTNKKGYPVLSRSHQGFLRSLFKLDVQLILTGADRHPEKGVHSYQQYLDHLWQTQPTPDTVTQFAKGYEDYLQCPLQPLMDNLESQTYEIFEKDPIKYSQYQKAIYYALLDKIKPEEKETKSVVLMVVGAGRGPLVRASLAAAKQADRIISKVYAVEKNPNAVVTLENLKEELWGDKVDVVSCDMRHWEAPIRADILVSELLGSFGDNELSPECLDGAQRFLKDDGISIPCEYTSYLAPLQSSKLYNEVRASKDRDKPAESNFEMPYVVRLHNCQILAPPQPVFKFHHPNKAEVIDNSRFKSLEYHVENTAVLHGFAGYFDTMLYKDVYLSILPETHSPGMFSWFPILFPVKSPVYLRGGDRVVVDFWRQVSAKNVWYEWCVREPYVQPIQNPKGRSYTIGL; this comes from the exons ATGCCCGGCAGAATGTCTGGAAGAGTGTCGTGTGGTCGCGATTTTAATTGCGTTCCAGACTGCAGCAGAGCGCTTGATACAGCTTGCAAAGCTGG GTTTGACTATGTGTGCCTGCCCATTGTGAACCCTCGCTTCCGACGTGAGAAGATACAGGGCCCAGCATGTTCACGACCAGGTGCCCTTACAAGGTCGGATCTGTGCATGACCAGCAGCG ATTGGGGTAGTCTTGTTGTTGGGAAGACATCACCATGGTTAGAACTGGACTCCAAAGTGGAGCACATACGCAAGAACTCAGAATTG GCATTGAAGGAGGAGCTGACATATGCGTCCCATCTGGGCCTGCCAGCCATCCTGATCCCTCTGAAGACTGGACAAATTGTCAACCTGGCACGCACCATTAATGAACATCTGCAGGGGGGATTCTTTCAACAG CAATTCTGGATCCAGGTGCCGACACTTTCTGCTGTGGACAGTGTGGATGACATTATAGAGGGAGAGGAACATTGCGAGGAGAGACAGCCAACTGAAGACACTTGGGAATG GTGGAACACTTTCCGCACAATGTGTGACTCCAGTAAGCGTGTGAGTGTTGCCCTGGAGCTGTCTGAGGACCTGCCTCCCTACCCCGTCTTGCAGCGCTGGCTGGCAGAGCCAATCAAGGCAGTCGTGGTCTCCACTGGACTCTTCCTTACCAACAAGAAGGGCTATCCAGTCCTCTCAAGGTCACACCAGGGATTCCTCAGGAGCCTCTTCAAG TTGGACGTTCAGCTGATCCTGACTGGGGCTGACAGACACCCAGAGAAGGGAGTGCACTCTTATCAGCAGTATCTGGACCATCTCTGGCAG ACGCAGCCTACGCCTGACACCGTGACCCAGTTTGCGAAGGGCTACGAGGACTACCTACAGTGTCCCCTTCAGCCCCTGATGGACAACCTTGAGTCACAGACGTACGAGATATTTGAGAAGGACCCCATCAAGTACTCGCAGTACCAAAAG GCTATTTACTATGCATTGTTGGATAAAATCAAACCAGAAGAAAAAGAGACTAAATCTGT GGTGCTGATGGTTGTGGGTGCAGGGCGTGGTCCACTGGTTAGAGCCTCCCTGGCTGCAGCCAAGCAGGCAGACCGAATCATCAGCAAGGTGTATGCAGTGGAGAAGAACCCCAACGCAGTCGTCAC GTTAGAGAACCTAAAGGAGGAGCTATGGGGGGACAAGGTGGACGTAGTGTCATGTGACATGAGGCACTGGGAGGCGCCGATCAGAGCTGACATCCTGGTCAGTGAACTGCTGGGGTCGTTTGGGGACAACGAGCTCTCGCCCGAGTGCCTTGACGGGGCCCAGAGGTTTCTGAAAG ATGACGGTATCAGTATCCCGTGTGAGTACACCTCCTATCTGGCCCCCCTTCAGTCCTCCAAGCTCTACAATGAAGTGAGGGCCTCCAAGGACAGGGACAAGCCTGCAGAg TCCAACTTTGAGATGCCATATGTGGTTCGTCTCCACAACTGTCAGATACTGGCTCCACCTCAACCTGTATTTAAGTTCCACCACCCTAACAAAG CGGAGGTGATAGACAACAGCAGGTTCAAGAGTCTGGAGTACCATGTGGAGAACACAGCGGTGCTGCATGGCTTTGCAGGCTACTTTGATACCATGCTTTACAAGGATGTCTACCTCA GTATCCTCCCAGAGACCCACTCACCAGGCATGTTCAGCTGGTTCCCTATACTCTTCCCAGTGAAA TCCCCTGTGTACCTGAGAGGAGGGGATCGTGTGGTGGTGGATTTCTGGCGACAGGTCAGCGCCAAGAATGTCTGGTACGAGTGGTGTGTACGGGAGCCCTATGTGCAACCCATACAGAACCCCAAGGGACGCTCCTACACCATTGGGCTCTAA
- the LOC127881111 gene encoding protein arginine N-methyltransferase 5-like isoform X1: MPGRMSGRVSCGRDFNCVPDCSRALDTACKAGFDYVCLPIVNPRFRREKIQGPACSRPGALTRSDLCMTSSDWGSLVVGKTSPWLELDSKVEHIRKNSELALKEELTYASHLGLPAILIPLKTGQIVNLARTINEHLQGGFFQQQFWIQVPTLSAVDSVDDIIEGEEHCEERQPTEDTWEWWNTFRTMCDSSKRVSVALELSEDLPPYPVLQRWLAEPIKAVVVSTGLFLTNKKGYPVLSRSHQGFLRSLFKLDVQLILTGADRHPEKGVHSYQQYLDHLWQSRSQTRHESHEEYMDTLWTSRATQPTPDTVTQFAKGYEDYLQCPLQPLMDNLESQTYEIFEKDPIKYSQYQKAIYYALLDKIKPEEKETKSVVLMVVGAGRGPLVRASLAAAKQADRIISKVYAVEKNPNAVVTLENLKEELWGDKVDVVSCDMRHWEAPIRADILVSELLGSFGDNELSPECLDGAQRFLKDDGISIPCEYTSYLAPLQSSKLYNEVRASKDRDKPAESNFEMPYVVRLHNCQILAPPQPVFKFHHPNKAEVIDNSRFKSLEYHVENTAVLHGFAGYFDTMLYKDVYLSILPETHSPGMFSWFPILFPVKSPVYLRGGDRVVVDFWRQVSAKNVWYEWCVREPYVQPIQNPKGRSYTIGL, from the exons ATGCCCGGCAGAATGTCTGGAAGAGTGTCGTGTGGTCGCGATTTTAATTGCGTTCCAGACTGCAGCAGAGCGCTTGATACAGCTTGCAAAGCTGG GTTTGACTATGTGTGCCTGCCCATTGTGAACCCTCGCTTCCGACGTGAGAAGATACAGGGCCCAGCATGTTCACGACCAGGTGCCCTTACAAGGTCGGATCTGTGCATGACCAGCAGCG ATTGGGGTAGTCTTGTTGTTGGGAAGACATCACCATGGTTAGAACTGGACTCCAAAGTGGAGCACATACGCAAGAACTCAGAATTG GCATTGAAGGAGGAGCTGACATATGCGTCCCATCTGGGCCTGCCAGCCATCCTGATCCCTCTGAAGACTGGACAAATTGTCAACCTGGCACGCACCATTAATGAACATCTGCAGGGGGGATTCTTTCAACAG CAATTCTGGATCCAGGTGCCGACACTTTCTGCTGTGGACAGTGTGGATGACATTATAGAGGGAGAGGAACATTGCGAGGAGAGACAGCCAACTGAAGACACTTGGGAATG GTGGAACACTTTCCGCACAATGTGTGACTCCAGTAAGCGTGTGAGTGTTGCCCTGGAGCTGTCTGAGGACCTGCCTCCCTACCCCGTCTTGCAGCGCTGGCTGGCAGAGCCAATCAAGGCAGTCGTGGTCTCCACTGGACTCTTCCTTACCAACAAGAAGGGCTATCCAGTCCTCTCAAGGTCACACCAGGGATTCCTCAGGAGCCTCTTCAAG TTGGACGTTCAGCTGATCCTGACTGGGGCTGACAGACACCCAGAGAAGGGAGTGCACTCTTATCAGCAGTATCTGGACCATCTCTGGCAG TCTCGCAGCCAGACTCGTCACGAATCACATGAAGAGTACATGGACACACTTTGGACCTCACGGGCG ACGCAGCCTACGCCTGACACCGTGACCCAGTTTGCGAAGGGCTACGAGGACTACCTACAGTGTCCCCTTCAGCCCCTGATGGACAACCTTGAGTCACAGACGTACGAGATATTTGAGAAGGACCCCATCAAGTACTCGCAGTACCAAAAG GCTATTTACTATGCATTGTTGGATAAAATCAAACCAGAAGAAAAAGAGACTAAATCTGT GGTGCTGATGGTTGTGGGTGCAGGGCGTGGTCCACTGGTTAGAGCCTCCCTGGCTGCAGCCAAGCAGGCAGACCGAATCATCAGCAAGGTGTATGCAGTGGAGAAGAACCCCAACGCAGTCGTCAC GTTAGAGAACCTAAAGGAGGAGCTATGGGGGGACAAGGTGGACGTAGTGTCATGTGACATGAGGCACTGGGAGGCGCCGATCAGAGCTGACATCCTGGTCAGTGAACTGCTGGGGTCGTTTGGGGACAACGAGCTCTCGCCCGAGTGCCTTGACGGGGCCCAGAGGTTTCTGAAAG ATGACGGTATCAGTATCCCGTGTGAGTACACCTCCTATCTGGCCCCCCTTCAGTCCTCCAAGCTCTACAATGAAGTGAGGGCCTCCAAGGACAGGGACAAGCCTGCAGAg TCCAACTTTGAGATGCCATATGTGGTTCGTCTCCACAACTGTCAGATACTGGCTCCACCTCAACCTGTATTTAAGTTCCACCACCCTAACAAAG CGGAGGTGATAGACAACAGCAGGTTCAAGAGTCTGGAGTACCATGTGGAGAACACAGCGGTGCTGCATGGCTTTGCAGGCTACTTTGATACCATGCTTTACAAGGATGTCTACCTCA GTATCCTCCCAGAGACCCACTCACCAGGCATGTTCAGCTGGTTCCCTATACTCTTCCCAGTGAAA TCCCCTGTGTACCTGAGAGGAGGGGATCGTGTGGTGGTGGATTTCTGGCGACAGGTCAGCGCCAAGAATGTCTGGTACGAGTGGTGTGTACGGGAGCCCTATGTGCAACCCATACAGAACCCCAAGGGACGCTCCTACACCATTGGGCTCTAA